In Notolabrus celidotus isolate fNotCel1 chromosome 10, fNotCel1.pri, whole genome shotgun sequence, one DNA window encodes the following:
- the LOC117820184 gene encoding CCR4-NOT transcription complex subunit 9-like isoform X2: MLATGAVDREKIYQWINELSSPETRENALLELSKKRESVPDLAPMLWHSCGTIAALLQEIVNIYPSINPPTLTAHQSNRVCNALALLQCVASHPETRSAFLAAHIPLFLYPFLHTVSKTRPFEYLRLTSLGVIGALVKTDEQEVINFLLTTEIIPLCLRIMESGSELSKTVATFILQKILLDDTGLAYICQTYERFSHVAMILGKMVLQLSKEPSARLLKHVVRCYLRLSDNLRAREALRQCLPDQLKDSTFAQVLKDDTTTKRWLAQLVKNLQEGQVTDARGIPLAPQ; this comes from the exons ATGCTGGCGACAGGAGCA GTAGACCGAGAGAAGATCTATCAATGGATCAACGAGTTGTCCAGTCCGGAGACCAGGGAGAATGCCTTGCTGGAGCTCAGCAAGAAACGCGAGTCTGTGCCGGACCTTGCACCGATGCTCTGGCACTCCTGTGGCACTATTGCTGCCCTGCTGCAG gAAATAGTGAACATCTATCCGTCTATAAACCCACCCACGCTTACAGCTCACCAGTCTAACAGAGTGTGCAATGCCCTGGCACTCCTGCAGTGTGTTGCCTCACACCCAGAGACACG GTCTGCTTTTCTTGCTGCTCACATCCCTCTGTTCCTTTACCCTTTTCTACACACTGTGAGCAAAACACGGCCATTTGAGTACCTGCGACTGACCAGCCTTGGAGTCATAG gtgCTCTGGTGAAAACAGATGAACAAGAAGTGATTAACTTCCTTCTCACCACTGAAATCATCCCACTGTGTCTCCGCATCATGGAATCTGGGAGCGAGCTCTCCAAGACG GTTGCGACTTTCATCCTGCAGAAGATCCTGTTGGATGACACTGGCCTGGCATATATATGCCAGACATATGAACGTTTCTCCCACGTGGCCATGATCCTT GGTAAGATGGTGCTTCAGCTTTCAAAGGAACCGTCAGCTCGTCTGTTGAAGCATGTCGTCCGCTGCTACCTTCGGCTGTCAGATAATCTCAG GGCCAGAGAAGCCCTGCGTCAGTGTCTGCCCGACCAGCTGAAAGACAGCACCTTCGCCCAGGTGCTGAAGGACGACACCACCACAAAGCGCTGGCTGGCACAACTAGTCAAAAACCTGCAGGAGGGTCAGGTCACTGACGCTCGAGGGATCCCGCTGGCTCCACAGTGA
- the usp37 gene encoding ubiquitin carboxyl-terminal hydrolase 37 isoform X2: MAAVVPKVSSGGAVKMRFTSIELGTTRWKEGTFEISEKDNKINLCLRFNCGGASKVFQLYQNVKNISHSLNRITLTLKDTSVIVLDKMPTTLAQRTKEYLEKLKQGKTILKSSHGSANFSVLVNRSLKNETSPSGERQATQRRQSAEGREETTPRKPLGSPSRAASTPTRTGLSENRSEKRKRLLNSESDLTEDYPKENDSSSNNKATSDPSRKFLLSCKDKLKQAEENRGPAPLGSTPLQPTSFYGSRSGTKDYSQSHSFLDRPSSTAQTTKRSLMLPNHSTPFKKVRPSLDYGGWNKQRPSTLAQPQPPLQGFSNLGNTCYMNAILQSLFSLPSFSNDMLRQSIPWKKVPINALLRRFAHLMVKKDVGCPETKKDLLRKVKSAISSTAERFSGNMQNDAHEFLSQCLDQLKDDVEKMNKSWTNEAAASSSSSVGCESSPETTPSATKTEPGEEADVTRIYTCPVAVNMEFEVQHTIICKCCGEVVTKREQFNDLSIDLPRRKKTLPLRSIQDSLDLFFRMEEIEYSCEKCNGKAATVTHKFSKLPRVLILHLKRYSFNAQLSMNSKLGQQVVIPRYLTLLSHCSEATRPPVCLGWSPQNSISRTLKTSPLVNSSSAPLRIGGKVANSSCTTVLIDSDCEEELSRKVNQSRKRRLSSCLPEDDDRPEERAPLDAADFGGINDDEMLAAVLEMSRQEAGLSASAPLEDEPTSSPDTGFGDTDTHDLAYHTELLETDNKQPTDVLDSLDLTMDENKENQTPEGVQQQGELDWVQQYSLDQEREEQELQQALAQSLQEHEAQEMREDDDLKRATELSLQEFNNSLPELLCSDEDSGNEDVLDMEYTEAEAESLKRNAESGDLANSFRLISVVSHIGSSSSSGHYITDVYDMKKQSWLTYNDLDVSRTQEAAVRRDRDRSGYIFFYMHKDMFEQLSEMERSGSSTTSEAGRNVLQPL, from the exons ATGGCAGCCGTAGTGCCCAAAGTGTCCAGCGGGGGCGCTGTGAAGATGCGCTTCACGAGCATCGAGCTGGGCACCACCAGGTGGAAAGAGGGAACCTTTGAGATCTCAGAAAAGGACAACAAAATCAACCTCTGCCTTAGATTCAACTGTGGAGGAGCCTCCAAAGTATTTCAG TTGTATCAGAATGTGAAGAACATCAGCCATAGTTTGAACCGAATCACACTGACGCTGAAGGACACCAGTGTCATCGTCCTGGATAAGATGCCCACAACTCTGGCTCAGAGGACTAAAGAGTACCTGGAAAAGCTGAAGCAGGGAAAGACAA ttttaaaatcgtCCCACGGAAGTGCAAACTTCAGTGTGCTTGTGAACCGCTCTCTGAAAAATGAGACCAGTCCGTCAGGGGAGAGACAG GCAACACAGAGGCGGCAGAGTGCAGAAGGCCGGGAGGAGACGACACCACGAAAGCCTCTGGGTAGCCCAAGTAGAGCTGCCTCTACACCCACCCGTACTGGACTCTCTGAGAACAG GagtgagaagagaaagagacttCTGAACTCTGAAAGTGACCTGACTGAGGACTACCCCAAGGAAAATGACTCCTCAAG CAACAACAAGGCCACTTCAGATCCATCCAGGAAGTTTCTACTGAGCTGCAAAGACAAGCTGAAGCAGGCCGAGGAGAACCGAGGCCCAG CTCCACTGGGTTCAACCCCACTTCAGCCAACATCCTTCTATGGCAGCCGATCTGGGACTAAAGACTACAGCCAGAGCCATTCCTTCCTGGACCG ACCATCCAGTACAGCACAAACCACCAAGAGAAGCCTTATGCTGCCAAATCACTCCACCCCCTTCAAAAAGGTCCGGCCCTCCCTGGACTACGGAGGCTGGAACAAGCAGAGGCCTTCCACTTTGGCTCAGCCTCAGCCTCCACTGCAAGG ATTTTCCAACCTTGGGAACACTTGCTACATGAACGCCatcctgcagtctctctttaGCCTTCCCTCCTTCTCCAATGACATGCTGAGGCAGAGCATCCCATGGAAGAAAGTGCCCATCAATGCATTGCTCAG gcgTTTTGCTCACCTCATGGTCAAGAAGGATGTGGGTTGTCCAGAGACCAAGAAGGACCTCTTGAGGAAAGTGAAGAGTGCCATCTCCTCCACAGCTGAGCGTTTCTCTGGAAACATGCAGAAT GATGCTCATGAGTTCCTGAGCCAGTGTTTGGACCAATTAAAAGACGACGTGGAGAAAATGAACAAGAGCTGGACAAATGAAGCTGCTGCATCCTCATCGTCCTCTGTGGGATGTGAGAGCAGCCCAGAGACGACGCCATCGGCGACCAAGACAGAGCCTGGCGAGGAGGCTGACGTCACCCGCATCTACACCTGCCCTGTGGCGGTCAACATGGAGTTTGAAGTGCAGCACACCATCATCTGTAAATG TTGTGGCGAGGTGGTGACCAAGCGTGAGCAGTTTAATGACTTGTCCATTGACCTACCACGGCGGAAGAAAACTCTCCCGCTTCGCTCCATCCAGGACTCTCTGGACCTCTTTTTCAGG ATGGAGGAAATCGAGTACTCGTGTGAGAAGTGCAATGGGAAAGCAGCGACTGTTACACATAAATTCAGCAAACTGCCCAG AGTGCTCATCCTCCATCTGAAACGGTACAGCTTTAACGCTCAGCTGTCCATGAACAGCAAGCTGGGTCAACAGGTGGTGATTCCCAGATACCTGACTTTGCTGTCCCACTGCTCTGAAGCCACGCGGCCCCCCGTTTGCCTCGGCTGGAGCCCTCAGAACTCCAT ATCCAGAAcactcaaaacatcaccatTGGTCAACTCCTCTTCAGCACCTCTCCG GATTGGAGGGAAAGTGGCCAACTCTAGCTGCACCACTGTCCTTATTGATTCTGACTGTGAAGAAGAGCTGAGTAGAAAGGTGAACCAGAGCCGCAAGCGACGCCTCAGCAGCTGTCTCCCTGAGGATGATGACCGACCAGAAGAG cgGGCCCCTCTTGATGCAGCAGACTTTGGAGGCATTAATGATGATGAAATGCTGGCAGCCGTGCTGGAGATGAGTCGACAGGAGGCCGGGCTCTCAGCTAGTGCACCGCTGGAGGATGAGCCAACCAGCAGCCCGGACACAGGCTTTGGGGACACTGATACTCACGACCTGGCAtatcacacagagctgctggaaACGGACAACAAACAGCCTACAG ATGTTCTGGATTCCCTGGACCTGACTATGGATGAGAACAAAGAGAACCAGACTCCAGAGGGCGTCCAGCAGCAGGGGGAACTCGACTGGGTTCAGCAGTACAGTCTGGACCAGGAGAGGGAAGAGCAGGAGCTGCAGCAGGCTCTGGCCCAGAGTCTTCAGGAACAT GAGGCCCAGGAGATGAGAGAGGATGATGATCTGAAGAGAGCCACTGAGCTCAGTTTGCAAG AGTTCAACAACTCTCTTCCTGAGCTGCTGTGCTCGGACGAGGATTCTGGTAATGAGGACGTGCTGGACATGGAGTACACTGAGGCTGAGGCCGAGAGCCTGAAGAGGAACGCTGAG AGTGGAGACTTGGCCAACTCCTTCAGACTCATCAGTGTGGTCAGTCACATCGGGAGCAGCTCCTCCTCTG GTCATTACATCACTGATGTGTACGACATGAAGAAGCAGTCATGGCTGACCTACAATGACCTGGATGTGTCACGCACACAGGAAGCAGCCGTCCGGCGAGATCGTGACCGTAGTGGATACATCTTCTTCTACATGCACAA GGACATGTTTGAGCAGCTGTCCGAGATGGAGAGATCTGGATCCAGCACCACTTCAGAGGCAGGAAGAAACGTCCTGCAGCCGCTCTGA
- the usp37 gene encoding ubiquitin carboxyl-terminal hydrolase 37 isoform X1, translating into MAAVVPKVSSGGAVKMRFTSIELGTTRWKEGTFEISEKDNKINLCLRFNCGGASKVFQLYQNVKNISHSLNRITLTLKDTSVIVLDKMPTTLAQRTKEYLEKLKQGKTILKSSHGSANFSVLVNRSLKNETSPSGERQATQRRQSAEGREETTPRKPLGSPSRAASTPTRTGLSENRSEKRKRLLNSESDLTEDYPKENDSSSNNKATSDPSRKFLLSCKDKLKQAEENRGPAPLGSTPLQPTSFYGSRSGTKDYSQSHSFLDRPSSTAQTTKRSLMLPNHSTPFKKVRPSLDYGGWNKQRPSTLAQPQPPLQGFSNLGNTCYMNAILQSLFSLPSFSNDMLRQSIPWKKVPINALLRRFAHLMVKKDVGCPETKKDLLRKVKSAISSTAERFSGNMQNDAHEFLSQCLDQLKDDVEKMNKSWTNEAAASSSSSVGCESSPETTPSATKTEPGEEADVTRIYTCPVAVNMEFEVQHTIICKCCGEVVTKREQFNDLSIDLPRRKKTLPLRSIQDSLDLFFRMEEIEYSCEKCNGKAATVTHKFSKLPRVLILHLKRYSFNAQLSMNSKLGQQVVIPRYLTLLSHCSEATRPPVCLGWSPQNSISRTLKTSPLVNSSSAPLRRIGGKVANSSCTTVLIDSDCEEELSRKVNQSRKRRLSSCLPEDDDRPEERAPLDAADFGGINDDEMLAAVLEMSRQEAGLSASAPLEDEPTSSPDTGFGDTDTHDLAYHTELLETDNKQPTDVLDSLDLTMDENKENQTPEGVQQQGELDWVQQYSLDQEREEQELQQALAQSLQEHEAQEMREDDDLKRATELSLQEFNNSLPELLCSDEDSGNEDVLDMEYTEAEAESLKRNAESGDLANSFRLISVVSHIGSSSSSGHYITDVYDMKKQSWLTYNDLDVSRTQEAAVRRDRDRSGYIFFYMHKDMFEQLSEMERSGSSTTSEAGRNVLQPL; encoded by the exons ATGGCAGCCGTAGTGCCCAAAGTGTCCAGCGGGGGCGCTGTGAAGATGCGCTTCACGAGCATCGAGCTGGGCACCACCAGGTGGAAAGAGGGAACCTTTGAGATCTCAGAAAAGGACAACAAAATCAACCTCTGCCTTAGATTCAACTGTGGAGGAGCCTCCAAAGTATTTCAG TTGTATCAGAATGTGAAGAACATCAGCCATAGTTTGAACCGAATCACACTGACGCTGAAGGACACCAGTGTCATCGTCCTGGATAAGATGCCCACAACTCTGGCTCAGAGGACTAAAGAGTACCTGGAAAAGCTGAAGCAGGGAAAGACAA ttttaaaatcgtCCCACGGAAGTGCAAACTTCAGTGTGCTTGTGAACCGCTCTCTGAAAAATGAGACCAGTCCGTCAGGGGAGAGACAG GCAACACAGAGGCGGCAGAGTGCAGAAGGCCGGGAGGAGACGACACCACGAAAGCCTCTGGGTAGCCCAAGTAGAGCTGCCTCTACACCCACCCGTACTGGACTCTCTGAGAACAG GagtgagaagagaaagagacttCTGAACTCTGAAAGTGACCTGACTGAGGACTACCCCAAGGAAAATGACTCCTCAAG CAACAACAAGGCCACTTCAGATCCATCCAGGAAGTTTCTACTGAGCTGCAAAGACAAGCTGAAGCAGGCCGAGGAGAACCGAGGCCCAG CTCCACTGGGTTCAACCCCACTTCAGCCAACATCCTTCTATGGCAGCCGATCTGGGACTAAAGACTACAGCCAGAGCCATTCCTTCCTGGACCG ACCATCCAGTACAGCACAAACCACCAAGAGAAGCCTTATGCTGCCAAATCACTCCACCCCCTTCAAAAAGGTCCGGCCCTCCCTGGACTACGGAGGCTGGAACAAGCAGAGGCCTTCCACTTTGGCTCAGCCTCAGCCTCCACTGCAAGG ATTTTCCAACCTTGGGAACACTTGCTACATGAACGCCatcctgcagtctctctttaGCCTTCCCTCCTTCTCCAATGACATGCTGAGGCAGAGCATCCCATGGAAGAAAGTGCCCATCAATGCATTGCTCAG gcgTTTTGCTCACCTCATGGTCAAGAAGGATGTGGGTTGTCCAGAGACCAAGAAGGACCTCTTGAGGAAAGTGAAGAGTGCCATCTCCTCCACAGCTGAGCGTTTCTCTGGAAACATGCAGAAT GATGCTCATGAGTTCCTGAGCCAGTGTTTGGACCAATTAAAAGACGACGTGGAGAAAATGAACAAGAGCTGGACAAATGAAGCTGCTGCATCCTCATCGTCCTCTGTGGGATGTGAGAGCAGCCCAGAGACGACGCCATCGGCGACCAAGACAGAGCCTGGCGAGGAGGCTGACGTCACCCGCATCTACACCTGCCCTGTGGCGGTCAACATGGAGTTTGAAGTGCAGCACACCATCATCTGTAAATG TTGTGGCGAGGTGGTGACCAAGCGTGAGCAGTTTAATGACTTGTCCATTGACCTACCACGGCGGAAGAAAACTCTCCCGCTTCGCTCCATCCAGGACTCTCTGGACCTCTTTTTCAGG ATGGAGGAAATCGAGTACTCGTGTGAGAAGTGCAATGGGAAAGCAGCGACTGTTACACATAAATTCAGCAAACTGCCCAG AGTGCTCATCCTCCATCTGAAACGGTACAGCTTTAACGCTCAGCTGTCCATGAACAGCAAGCTGGGTCAACAGGTGGTGATTCCCAGATACCTGACTTTGCTGTCCCACTGCTCTGAAGCCACGCGGCCCCCCGTTTGCCTCGGCTGGAGCCCTCAGAACTCCAT ATCCAGAAcactcaaaacatcaccatTGGTCAACTCCTCTTCAGCACCTCTCCG AAGGATTGGAGGGAAAGTGGCCAACTCTAGCTGCACCACTGTCCTTATTGATTCTGACTGTGAAGAAGAGCTGAGTAGAAAGGTGAACCAGAGCCGCAAGCGACGCCTCAGCAGCTGTCTCCCTGAGGATGATGACCGACCAGAAGAG cgGGCCCCTCTTGATGCAGCAGACTTTGGAGGCATTAATGATGATGAAATGCTGGCAGCCGTGCTGGAGATGAGTCGACAGGAGGCCGGGCTCTCAGCTAGTGCACCGCTGGAGGATGAGCCAACCAGCAGCCCGGACACAGGCTTTGGGGACACTGATACTCACGACCTGGCAtatcacacagagctgctggaaACGGACAACAAACAGCCTACAG ATGTTCTGGATTCCCTGGACCTGACTATGGATGAGAACAAAGAGAACCAGACTCCAGAGGGCGTCCAGCAGCAGGGGGAACTCGACTGGGTTCAGCAGTACAGTCTGGACCAGGAGAGGGAAGAGCAGGAGCTGCAGCAGGCTCTGGCCCAGAGTCTTCAGGAACAT GAGGCCCAGGAGATGAGAGAGGATGATGATCTGAAGAGAGCCACTGAGCTCAGTTTGCAAG AGTTCAACAACTCTCTTCCTGAGCTGCTGTGCTCGGACGAGGATTCTGGTAATGAGGACGTGCTGGACATGGAGTACACTGAGGCTGAGGCCGAGAGCCTGAAGAGGAACGCTGAG AGTGGAGACTTGGCCAACTCCTTCAGACTCATCAGTGTGGTCAGTCACATCGGGAGCAGCTCCTCCTCTG GTCATTACATCACTGATGTGTACGACATGAAGAAGCAGTCATGGCTGACCTACAATGACCTGGATGTGTCACGCACACAGGAAGCAGCCGTCCGGCGAGATCGTGACCGTAGTGGATACATCTTCTTCTACATGCACAA GGACATGTTTGAGCAGCTGTCCGAGATGGAGAGATCTGGATCCAGCACCACTTCAGAGGCAGGAAGAAACGTCCTGCAGCCGCTCTGA
- the ybey gene encoding endoribonuclease YbeY: protein MGVVLRNLQKVVPLRRARLRGDVDTLRHILGIQKFDLGIICVDNHRMRQINNTYRKKNMPTDVLSFPFYEDLRPGKLPCPLHRDELNLGDIFLGVEFVMKQCKEESIDLHGALTVVTAHGICHLLGYRHETEEEWTEMLQRESYILTEYNRLTGRHLEPLTKRCTQDR, encoded by the exons ATGGGAGTCGTACTCCGGAACCTCCAGAAGGTGGTGCCTCTTCGCCGCGCCAGGCTGCGCGGGGACGTGGACACACTGAGGCACATACTGGGCATCCAGAAGTTCGACCTGGGCATCATCTGTGTGGACAACCACAGGATGAGGCAGATAAATAACACGTACAGAAAGAAGAACATGCCCACGGATGTGCTGTCGTTTCCATTCTACGAG GACCTGAGGCCTGGTAAACTGCCCTGCCCTCTTCACAGAGATGAGCTGAACCTTGGAGACATTTTCTTAGGGGTGGAGTTTGTGATGAAGCAGTGCAAGGAGGAGTCCATAGACTTGCATGGCGCCCTCACG GTTGTCACTGCACATGGCATCTGTCACCTGTTGGGCTACAGAcatgagacagaggaagagtggACTGAG ATGCTGCAGAGGGAAAGCTACATTCTCACTGAGTACAACAGACTCACAGGGAGACATCTGGAGCCTCTGACCAAGAGATGCACTCAGGACAGGTGA
- the LOC117820184 gene encoding CCR4-NOT transcription complex subunit 9-like isoform X1: protein MLATGAAVTNVTALAQVDREKIYQWINELSSPETRENALLELSKKRESVPDLAPMLWHSCGTIAALLQEIVNIYPSINPPTLTAHQSNRVCNALALLQCVASHPETRSAFLAAHIPLFLYPFLHTVSKTRPFEYLRLTSLGVIGALVKTDEQEVINFLLTTEIIPLCLRIMESGSELSKTVATFILQKILLDDTGLAYICQTYERFSHVAMILGKMVLQLSKEPSARLLKHVVRCYLRLSDNLRAREALRQCLPDQLKDSTFAQVLKDDTTTKRWLAQLVKNLQEGQVTDARGIPLAPQ from the exons ATGCTGGCGACAGGAGCA GCTGTAACTAACGTCACAGCTCTGGCACAGGTAGACCGAGAGAAGATCTATCAATGGATCAACGAGTTGTCCAGTCCGGAGACCAGGGAGAATGCCTTGCTGGAGCTCAGCAAGAAACGCGAGTCTGTGCCGGACCTTGCACCGATGCTCTGGCACTCCTGTGGCACTATTGCTGCCCTGCTGCAG gAAATAGTGAACATCTATCCGTCTATAAACCCACCCACGCTTACAGCTCACCAGTCTAACAGAGTGTGCAATGCCCTGGCACTCCTGCAGTGTGTTGCCTCACACCCAGAGACACG GTCTGCTTTTCTTGCTGCTCACATCCCTCTGTTCCTTTACCCTTTTCTACACACTGTGAGCAAAACACGGCCATTTGAGTACCTGCGACTGACCAGCCTTGGAGTCATAG gtgCTCTGGTGAAAACAGATGAACAAGAAGTGATTAACTTCCTTCTCACCACTGAAATCATCCCACTGTGTCTCCGCATCATGGAATCTGGGAGCGAGCTCTCCAAGACG GTTGCGACTTTCATCCTGCAGAAGATCCTGTTGGATGACACTGGCCTGGCATATATATGCCAGACATATGAACGTTTCTCCCACGTGGCCATGATCCTT GGTAAGATGGTGCTTCAGCTTTCAAAGGAACCGTCAGCTCGTCTGTTGAAGCATGTCGTCCGCTGCTACCTTCGGCTGTCAGATAATCTCAG GGCCAGAGAAGCCCTGCGTCAGTGTCTGCCCGACCAGCTGAAAGACAGCACCTTCGCCCAGGTGCTGAAGGACGACACCACCACAAAGCGCTGGCTGGCACAACTAGTCAAAAACCTGCAGGAGGGTCAGGTCACTGACGCTCGAGGGATCCCGCTGGCTCCACAGTGA